In the genome of Hyalangium ruber, the window GACGCTGGAGCCGTGCGCGATGTGCGCCGGCGCGCTGGTGCAGAGTCGAGTGACGCGGTTGGTATTCGGGGCGATGGACCCCAAGGCTGGAGCGGTGGGTTCGCTCTACAACCTGGCCGAGGAGCCTCGGCACAACCATCGGCTGCAGGTAACAAGTGGCATCCTGGCGGACGAGAGCCGCCTGCTTCTCAAGAGCTTCTTCGAGCGCCTGCGCGAGAAGAAGCGTGACAAGTGAATACTGGAGAGCTGGCCGAGTGGTCGAAGGCACCTGACTCGAAATCAGGCGTACCGGTAACGGTACCGTAGGTTCGAATCCTACGCTCTCCGCTTGTAGCAAGCCCCTGGAGAGGTGGCCGAGCGGTTGAAGGCACACGCCTGGAACGCGTGCATACCTTAACGGGTATCGTGGGTTCGAATCCCACCCTCTCCGTAGCTCTTGCTCGAAGTCGTCGAAAATCTTTGTGGTCGGGACAACGTGGGGACGTGAACCCCGCCAGGTCCGGAAGGAAGCAACGGTAGCGCACCTTCGCGTGTGTCCCGGCCGTTTCTCTTGAAGTGAAGAGCCGATGCCTCTCGTGGGCATCGGCTCTTTGCTTTGCGGGCTAGCGGGCGAGCATCGTCTCGCGGCCCACCTGCCCCACCACCCGGAAGCCCGCGGCTTGGAGCTCTGGCAGGGCCCGGCCCTCGAAAGTGACGGCGCGGTTGAAGGCTGGGTCCTGGATGGCGCGCTGGAAGGCCCAGTCATGGGGCCAGTCGCAGGTGAGCCAGGGGATGTTCTTGCCGAGGTAGAAGAAGCCCCCCGCGCCCCACAGGCCCTCGTTGACAATGAGCAGGCCGGTGGCTCGGGCGTCCCGCGTGGCGGTGACGATGGCCCGGAACTGGTCCGCCCGCAGGTCCTGCGGCGGATAGGAGGCGGCTGGCGCCACGGTGGCCACCAACGCCAGGGCCGCGCCGCCCCAGCGGAGCCGCTCCAGGCGGGAGGGGGCCATGAGCCAACCCGCAATGGCCGGCGCCGCCGCGAGCACCAGCAGCACGAGCGCCGGGTAGAGGAAGCGCTCCTCCTTATGCGGGGTGGCGCTCACCGCCGCCACGTACACCGCGGCGCAGAACAGCGGCAGGGAGACGGCGCGGCGGCGTAGAGAGGCTAGCCCTAGCGGCGCGGTCAGCCAGACCCAGAGGGGAATGGCCGTGAGGAGCACCGGCACGTAGAAGCCGCGTGGGTGGGCGCCGAACTGCTGCGCGGCTCCGTTCGTGAAGACGTTGAAGCGCAGGTAGGCCAGCAGGGAGTGGAAGGGCGAACCCCAGGTACTCCAGTCGAGCGCGCCCAGCCCCAACGCCACCGCCAGGCCTCCAAGGCAGGTAAAGGCCAGCACCCGCCACCGCCCCGCCAACCCCAGCCACACGAGCGC includes:
- the tadA gene encoding tRNA adenosine(34) deaminase TadA; protein product: MSEDEAFMQQALALAREAEALGEVPVGAVAVHEGQVIGTGFNRREIDRNPLAHAELLAMDAAAKARGAWRLSGVTLYVTLEPCAMCAGALVQSRVTRLVFGAMDPKAGAVGSLYNLAEEPRHNHRLQVTSGILADESRLLLKSFFERLREKKRDK
- a CDS encoding glycosyltransferase family 39 protein, producing MSVPAPQPSVSTSPEPSQAFAASAAPAARALGRGWLALMGAVALAPAVIAVTQLGRIHPDEVYQVLEPAWHRAHGYGVLAWEWQDGLRNWAVPLLFSWLLRLASLLGLTHPQAYRALLELPQLALHGWMLLATYRYAERRAGQAAGLLATLLMGLYGPVLVFGGRTMSESFSAAFLVIALEALDRRERLERAGLLGGLALGLAVVTRYGSAVVVLAALVWLGLAGRWRVLAFTCLGGLAVALGLGALDWSTWGSPFHSLLAYLRFNVFTNGAAQQFGAHPRGFYVPVLLTAIPLWVWLTAPLGLASLRRRAVSLPLFCAAVYVAAVSATPHKEERFLYPALVLLVLAAAPAIAGWLMAPSRLERLRWGGAALALVATVAPAASYPPQDLRADQFRAIVTATRDARATGLLIVNEGLWGAGGFFYLGKNIPWLTCDWPHDWAFQRAIQDPAFNRAVTFEGRALPELQAAGFRVVGQVGRETMLAR